The following are encoded in a window of Impatiens glandulifera chromosome 5, dImpGla2.1, whole genome shotgun sequence genomic DNA:
- the LOC124940174 gene encoding protein DETOXIFICATION 18-like — MPKQDPSKGGRSTSAHTPLSIRRDKERERSSSSERDRNNKNIMGISDSKIGTRINPLLEDQRLLLDQSKGRDPHEQDGAVAGAGDGSCCCSIDSIFKLFEFEESKNQLKFALPMIITNVSYYLIPLVSVMFAGHLGQLELAAANLANSWATVTGFAFMVGLSGALETLCGQCFGAKLYKMLGIYLQSSCIISIFFSFLVSILWFYSEPILILLHQDPQIAKQAAIFIKFLSPGLFAYGFLQNLLRFLQTQSIVFPLVLCSLVPFIAHIAIAYTLVHLTPLGFKGAAVAVSISLWVAAIMLGVYVLSSKHFEKTWNGISVHAWRHVVPTLKISLSSAAMVCLEDWAFELLVIFAGWMPNSKMTTSLIAMCVNTQAIAFMITYGLSAVASTRVSNELGAGNISQAKRSMSCTIKLSVMLGLVVATLLAFFDDIWAGFFTNSTLVIHNFTKLTPLLLVSLILDSIQGVLSGVARGCGWQHMAVYINLGTFYLVGMPISAVLGFKLELYAKGLWMGLICGLLCEAAALMLLTSRAKWTRVELTENEYKQNPSLV; from the exons ATGCCAAAACAGGATCCATCAAAAGGTGGCAGATCTACATCTGCCCACACACCTCTTTCCATAAGGAGAGATAAAGAACGGGagagatcatcatcatcagaaaGAGATAGAAACAATAAGAACATAATGGGTATTTCTGATTCTAAGATTGGAACCAGAATTAATCCTCTCTTAGAAGATCAAAGATTGTTGTTAGACCAATCCAAAGGCCGTGATCCTCATGAACAAGACGGTGCCGTCGCCGGCGCCGGCGATGGATCTTGTTGTTGTTCTATTGATTCCATCTTCAAGTTGTTTGAATTTGAGGAAAGCAAGAATCAACTCAAATTTGCTTTGCCTATGATCATTACAAATGTTTCTTATTATTTGATTCCTCTTGTCTCTGTCATGTTCGCCGGTCACCTCGGTCAGCTTGAACTCGCCGCTGCTAATCTTGCAAACTCTTGGGCCACCGTCACCGGCTTCGCTTTCATg gttGGGTTAAGTGGGGCGCTTGAAACACTATGTGGGCAATGTTTTGGTGCCAAATTGTACAAAATGTTGGGAATTTATCTACAATCTTCATGTATAAtatcaatcttcttttcattcTTAGTTTCCATCCTTTGGTTCTATTCAGAACCAattttgattcttcttcatcaagatcCTCAAATAGCTAAACAAGCTGCAATCTTTATCAAATTCCTTTCTCCGGGTTTATTCGCATATGGATTCCTTCAAAATCTTCTTAGGTTTCTTCAAACACAGAGCATAGTTTTCCCTCTTGTTCTATGTTCTCTTGTCCCATTCATTGCCCATATCGCAATCGCATATACTTTGGTTCATCTCACGCCTCTTGGATTCAAAGGGGCGGCGGTGGCGGTTTCGATTTCGCTTTGGGTGGCGGCTATAATGCTTGGGGTTTATGTTTTGTCTTCTAAACATTTTGAGAAAACATGGAATGGGATTTCTGTTCATGCTTGGAGACATGTTGTACCTACTCTTAAGATTTCACTTTCTTCTGCTGCTATGGTTTG TTTGGAAGATTGGGCTTTTGAGTTGCTTGTGATTTTTGCTGGATGGATGCCAAATTCCAAAATGACTACTTCTTTGATTGCAATGTG TGTGAACACACAAGCCATTGCCTTTATGATAACTTATGGTCTGAGTGCGGTTGCAAG TACAAGGGTATCGAATGAACTCGGGGCTGGAAACATTTCTCAAGCAAAACGGTCCATGTCTTGCACCATCAAACTCTCAGTCATGCTTGGTTTAGTTGTAGCTACACTTTTAGCTTTCTTCGACGATATTTGGGCTGGCTTCTTCACAAATAGTACCTTAGTTATACACAACTTCACAAAGTTGACTCCACTTCTACTTGTATCATTGATTCTCGATTCCATCCAAGGCGTTTTATCAG GGGTTGCGAGAGGCTGCGGGTGGCAGCATATGGCTGTGTACATTAACTTGGGCACATTCTATTTAGTTGGAATGCCAATCTCCGCGGTTCTTGGATTCAAGCTAGAACTATATGCTAAG GGATTGTGGATGGGCTTAATCTGTGGACTTTTATGTGAGGCTGCGGCTCTAATGTTGCTTACATCCCGGGCAAAATGGACAAGAGTGGAACTGACTGAGAATGAGTATAAACAAAACCCTAGTTTAGtttga